One Pan paniscus chromosome 16, NHGRI_mPanPan1-v2.0_pri, whole genome shotgun sequence DNA segment encodes these proteins:
- the PSTPIP1 gene encoding proline-serine-threonine phosphatase-interacting protein 1 isoform X2: MMPQLQFKDAFWCRDFTAHTGYEVLLQRLLDGRKMCKDMEELLRQRAQAEERYGKELVQIARKAGGQTEINSLRASFDSLKQQMENVGSSHIQLALTLREELRSLEEFRERQKEQRKKYEAVMDRVQKSKLSLYKKAMESKKTYEQKCRDADDAEQAFERISANGPQKQVEKSQNKARQCKDSATEAERVYRQSIAQLEKVRAEWEQEHRTTCEAFQLQEFDRLTILRNALWVHSNQLSMQCVKDDELYEEVRLTLESCSIDADIDGFIQAKSTGTEPPAPVPYQNYYDREVTPLTSSPGIQPSCGMIKRFSGLLHGSPKTTSLAASAETLTPTPERNEGVYTAITVQEIQGNPASPAQEYRALYDYTAQNPDELDLSAGDILEVILEGEDGWWTVERNGQRGFVPGSYLEKL, translated from the exons TGCAGGGACTTCACAGCCCACACGGGCTACGAGGTGCTGCTGCAGCGGCTTCTGGATGGCAGGAAGATGTGCAAAGACATGGAGGAGCTACTGAGGCAGAG ggcccaggcagaggagCGGTACGGGAAGGAGCTGGTGCAGATCGCACGGAAGGCAGGTGGCCAGACGGAGATCAA CTCCCTGAGGGCCTCCTTTGACTCCTTGAAGCAGC AAATGGAGAATGTGGGCAGCTCACACATCCAGCTGGCCCTGACCCTGCGCGAGGAGCTGCGGAGTCTCGAGGAGTTTCGTGAGAGGCAGAAGGAGCAGAGGAAGAAG TATGAGGCCGTCATGGACCGGGTCCAGAAGAGCAAGCTGTCGCTCTACAAGAAGGCCATGGAG TCCAAGAAGACATACGAGCAGAAGTGCCGGGACGCGGACGATGCCGAGCAGGCCTTCGAGCGCATTAGCGCCAACGGCCCCCAGAAGCAGGTGGAGAAG AGTCAGAACAAAGCCAGGCAGTGCAAGGACTCGGCCACCGAGGCAG AGCGGGTATACAGGCAGAGCATTGCGCAGCTGGAGAAGGTCCGGGCTGAGTGGGAGCAGGAGCACCGGACCACCTGTGAG GCCTTTCAGCTGCAAGAGTTTGACCGGCTGACCATTCTCCGCAACGCCCTGTGGGTGCACAGCAACCAGCTCTCCATGCAGTGTGTCAAGGATGATGAG CTCTACGAGGAAGTGCGGCTGACGCTGGAAAGCTGCAGCATAGACGCCGACATCGACGGTTTCATCCAGGCCAAGAGCACGGGCACAGAGCCCCCCG CTCCGGTGCCCTACCAGAACTATTACGATCGGGAGGTCACCCCGCTGACCAGCAGCCCTGGCATACAGCCGTCCTGCGGCATGATAAAGAG GTTCTCTGGACTGCTGCACGGAAGTCCCAAGACCACTTCGTTGGCAGCTTCTGCTG AGACCCTGACCCCCACCCCCGAGCGGAATGAGggtgtctacacagccatcacagTGCAGGAGATACAGGGAAACCCGGCCTCACCAGCCCAGGAGTACCGGGCGCTCTACGATTATACAGCGCAG AACCCAGATGAGCTGGACCTATCCGCAGGAGACATCCTGGAGGTGATCCTGGAAGGGGAGGATGGCTGGTGGACTGTGGAGAGGAATGGGCAGCGTGGCTTCGTCCCTGGTTCCTACCTGGAGAAGCTTTGA
- the PSTPIP1 gene encoding proline-serine-threonine phosphatase-interacting protein 1 isoform X3, which produces MMPQLQFKDAFWCRDFTAHTGYEVLLQRLLDGRKMCKDMEELLRQRAQAEERYGKELVQIARKAGGQTEINSLRASFDSLKQQMENVGSSHIQLALTLREELRSLEEFRERQKEQRKKYEAVMDRVQKSKLSLYKKAMESQNKARQCKDSATEAERVYRQSIAQLEKVRAEWEQEHRTTCEAFQLQEFDRLTILRNALWVHSNQLSMQCVKDDELYEEVRLTLESCSIDADIDGFIQAKSTGTEPPAPVPYQNYYDREVTPLTSSPGIQPSCGMIKRFSGLLHGSPKTTSLAASAASTETLTPTPERNEGVYTAITVQEIQGNPASPAQEYRALYDYTAQNPDELDLSAGDILEVILEGEDGWWTVERNGQRGFVPGSYLEKL; this is translated from the exons TGCAGGGACTTCACAGCCCACACGGGCTACGAGGTGCTGCTGCAGCGGCTTCTGGATGGCAGGAAGATGTGCAAAGACATGGAGGAGCTACTGAGGCAGAG ggcccaggcagaggagCGGTACGGGAAGGAGCTGGTGCAGATCGCACGGAAGGCAGGTGGCCAGACGGAGATCAA CTCCCTGAGGGCCTCCTTTGACTCCTTGAAGCAGC AAATGGAGAATGTGGGCAGCTCACACATCCAGCTGGCCCTGACCCTGCGCGAGGAGCTGCGGAGTCTCGAGGAGTTTCGTGAGAGGCAGAAGGAGCAGAGGAAGAAG TATGAGGCCGTCATGGACCGGGTCCAGAAGAGCAAGCTGTCGCTCTACAAGAAGGCCATGGAG AGTCAGAACAAAGCCAGGCAGTGCAAGGACTCGGCCACCGAGGCAG AGCGGGTATACAGGCAGAGCATTGCGCAGCTGGAGAAGGTCCGGGCTGAGTGGGAGCAGGAGCACCGGACCACCTGTGAG GCCTTTCAGCTGCAAGAGTTTGACCGGCTGACCATTCTCCGCAACGCCCTGTGGGTGCACAGCAACCAGCTCTCCATGCAGTGTGTCAAGGATGATGAG CTCTACGAGGAAGTGCGGCTGACGCTGGAAAGCTGCAGCATAGACGCCGACATCGACGGTTTCATCCAGGCCAAGAGCACGGGCACAGAGCCCCCCG CTCCGGTGCCCTACCAGAACTATTACGATCGGGAGGTCACCCCGCTGACCAGCAGCCCTGGCATACAGCCGTCCTGCGGCATGATAAAGAG GTTCTCTGGACTGCTGCACGGAAGTCCCAAGACCACTTCGTTGGCAGCTTCTGCTG CCTCCACAGAGACCCTGACCCCCACCCCCGAGCGGAATGAGggtgtctacacagccatcacagTGCAGGAGATACAGGGAAACCCGGCCTCACCAGCCCAGGAGTACCGGGCGCTCTACGATTATACAGCGCAG AACCCAGATGAGCTGGACCTATCCGCAGGAGACATCCTGGAGGTGATCCTGGAAGGGGAGGATGGCTGGTGGACTGTGGAGAGGAATGGGCAGCGTGGCTTCGTCCCTGGTTCCTACCTGGAGAAGCTTTGA
- the PSTPIP1 gene encoding proline-serine-threonine phosphatase-interacting protein 1 isoform X1: MMPQLQFKDAFWCRDFTAHTGYEVLLQRLLDGRKMCKDMEELLRQRAQAEERYGKELVQIARKAGGQTEINSLRASFDSLKQQMENVGSSHIQLALTLREELRSLEEFRERQKEQRKKYEAVMDRVQKSKLSLYKKAMESKKTYEQKCRDADDAEQAFERISANGPQKQVEKSQNKARQCKDSATEAERVYRQSIAQLEKVRAEWEQEHRTTCEAFQLQEFDRLTILRNALWVHSNQLSMQCVKDDELYEEVRLTLESCSIDADIDGFIQAKSTGTEPPAPVPYQNYYDREVTPLTSSPGIQPSCGMIKRFSGLLHGSPKTTSLAASAASTETLTPTPERNEGVYTAITVQEIQGNPASPAQEYRALYDYTAQNPDELDLSAGDILEVILEGEDGWWTVERNGQRGFVPGSYLEKL; encoded by the exons TGCAGGGACTTCACAGCCCACACGGGCTACGAGGTGCTGCTGCAGCGGCTTCTGGATGGCAGGAAGATGTGCAAAGACATGGAGGAGCTACTGAGGCAGAG ggcccaggcagaggagCGGTACGGGAAGGAGCTGGTGCAGATCGCACGGAAGGCAGGTGGCCAGACGGAGATCAA CTCCCTGAGGGCCTCCTTTGACTCCTTGAAGCAGC AAATGGAGAATGTGGGCAGCTCACACATCCAGCTGGCCCTGACCCTGCGCGAGGAGCTGCGGAGTCTCGAGGAGTTTCGTGAGAGGCAGAAGGAGCAGAGGAAGAAG TATGAGGCCGTCATGGACCGGGTCCAGAAGAGCAAGCTGTCGCTCTACAAGAAGGCCATGGAG TCCAAGAAGACATACGAGCAGAAGTGCCGGGACGCGGACGATGCCGAGCAGGCCTTCGAGCGCATTAGCGCCAACGGCCCCCAGAAGCAGGTGGAGAAG AGTCAGAACAAAGCCAGGCAGTGCAAGGACTCGGCCACCGAGGCAG AGCGGGTATACAGGCAGAGCATTGCGCAGCTGGAGAAGGTCCGGGCTGAGTGGGAGCAGGAGCACCGGACCACCTGTGAG GCCTTTCAGCTGCAAGAGTTTGACCGGCTGACCATTCTCCGCAACGCCCTGTGGGTGCACAGCAACCAGCTCTCCATGCAGTGTGTCAAGGATGATGAG CTCTACGAGGAAGTGCGGCTGACGCTGGAAAGCTGCAGCATAGACGCCGACATCGACGGTTTCATCCAGGCCAAGAGCACGGGCACAGAGCCCCCCG CTCCGGTGCCCTACCAGAACTATTACGATCGGGAGGTCACCCCGCTGACCAGCAGCCCTGGCATACAGCCGTCCTGCGGCATGATAAAGAG GTTCTCTGGACTGCTGCACGGAAGTCCCAAGACCACTTCGTTGGCAGCTTCTGCTG CCTCCACAGAGACCCTGACCCCCACCCCCGAGCGGAATGAGggtgtctacacagccatcacagTGCAGGAGATACAGGGAAACCCGGCCTCACCAGCCCAGGAGTACCGGGCGCTCTACGATTATACAGCGCAG AACCCAGATGAGCTGGACCTATCCGCAGGAGACATCCTGGAGGTGATCCTGGAAGGGGAGGATGGCTGGTGGACTGTGGAGAGGAATGGGCAGCGTGGCTTCGTCCCTGGTTCCTACCTGGAGAAGCTTTGA